A genomic segment from Bradyrhizobium diazoefficiens USDA 110 encodes:
- a CDS encoding MarR family winged helix-turn-helix transcriptional regulator — MHGRRRDVTATVAQTSPRKRAGNGAARRNDADEIGLDALVGHAGYAVRRFQIWIFQDFIKTLGGVDIRPTQYSVLTVIGANPGLSQMAVAKRLGIERARLVHLLDSLEHRKLVKRVKSKADRRSHALHLTAQGETALAKFKRLADEHERHVEAKIGKENRERLLQILAGFT; from the coding sequence ATGCATGGCAGGAGACGCGACGTGACAGCCACGGTAGCCCAAACTTCCCCACGCAAACGCGCCGGCAACGGCGCGGCGCGGCGGAACGACGCGGACGAGATAGGGCTCGACGCGCTGGTCGGACACGCCGGCTACGCGGTGCGGCGTTTCCAGATCTGGATCTTTCAGGACTTCATCAAGACGCTGGGCGGGGTCGACATCCGGCCGACGCAATATTCGGTGCTGACGGTAATCGGCGCCAATCCGGGCCTGTCGCAGATGGCGGTGGCCAAGCGCCTCGGCATCGAGCGCGCCCGGCTTGTGCATCTGCTCGACAGCCTCGAACACCGCAAGCTGGTGAAACGGGTCAAGTCGAAGGCGGACCGGCGCTCCCACGCCCTGCACCTCACCGCCCAGGGCGAGACGGCGCTGGCGAAGTTCAAGCGGCTCGCCGACGAGCACGAGCGCCATGTCGAGGCGAAGATCGGCAAGGAGAACCGGGAGCGGCTGCTCCAGATCCTCGCTGGCTTCACCTGA
- a CDS encoding feruloyl-CoA synthase, whose protein sequence is MTAALRGDASSLFAAPKTIAEHRADGSIVLRSPEPLHDSARCIGDWLEQWARQTPDAIFLAERGNAEAPWTTVTYAQALRQVRGAASWILSQGLSAERPLVILSDNSIDHALLALAAQHVGVPSAAISPAYSLMSRDFDKLKSMIALLEPGAIYVSATKPFAAALAAIEPLHKAQIISGNGADADALAFSAVAATPEIADVAKAFAAVTPDTIAKFLFTSGSTGTPKAVINTQRMLTSSQQAKAQTWTFLEQAGSDLVILDWLPWSHTFGANHNFNLVLRNGGSLYIDGGKPAPGLFATSLANLKSVMPTVYFNVPRGFDMLIAALRGDEALRRRFFSEVKFAFYAGAALPQNLWDALEQLSVETVGRPLPMVSAWGSTETSPLATDCHFLAERSGNIGVPIPGTELKLVTSGDKLEVRVRGPNVTPGYWKAPELTRQAFDDEGFYLIGDAVKLADSARPERGLFFDGRVAEDFKLNSGTWVSVGTLRLAGIAALAPLAQDIVVAGHGGDEVRFLVFPNILACRGHAGLPETADVNDVLAHDKIRGAIAQGLAKLKQQGANSSGHATRALLLAEPPSVDGGEITDKGYINQRAVLTRRAEAVARLNDDAAGEWIGCVG, encoded by the coding sequence ATGACAGCCGCCTTACGCGGTGACGCGTCAAGTCTGTTCGCAGCGCCCAAGACGATCGCCGAGCATCGCGCCGACGGCAGCATCGTGCTGCGCTCGCCGGAGCCGTTGCACGACAGCGCGCGCTGCATCGGCGACTGGCTGGAGCAATGGGCGCGGCAGACGCCCGATGCGATCTTCCTCGCCGAGCGCGGCAATGCCGAAGCGCCATGGACCACGGTCACCTACGCGCAGGCATTGCGGCAGGTGCGTGGCGCGGCGTCATGGATCCTGTCGCAAGGCCTCAGCGCCGAACGCCCGCTCGTGATCCTCTCCGACAACAGTATCGACCATGCGCTGCTCGCGCTTGCGGCGCAGCATGTCGGTGTGCCCTCCGCCGCGATCTCGCCGGCCTATTCGCTGATGTCCAGGGATTTCGACAAGCTCAAGAGCATGATCGCGCTGCTCGAGCCGGGCGCGATCTACGTCTCCGCGACGAAGCCGTTCGCGGCGGCGCTGGCTGCGATCGAGCCGCTGCACAAGGCGCAGATCATCAGCGGCAACGGCGCTGACGCCGACGCACTCGCCTTCAGCGCCGTTGCGGCAACGCCCGAAATTGCCGACGTCGCAAAAGCCTTTGCCGCGGTGACGCCGGACACGATCGCAAAATTCCTGTTCACGTCAGGCTCGACCGGCACGCCGAAAGCCGTCATCAACACCCAGCGCATGCTGACCTCGAGCCAGCAGGCCAAGGCGCAGACCTGGACCTTCCTCGAACAGGCTGGCAGCGATCTCGTCATTCTCGACTGGCTGCCCTGGAGCCACACCTTCGGCGCCAACCACAATTTCAACCTGGTGCTGCGCAACGGCGGCTCACTCTATATCGACGGCGGCAAGCCTGCGCCCGGTCTCTTTGCGACGTCGCTCGCGAACCTGAAAAGCGTGATGCCGACGGTCTATTTCAACGTGCCGCGCGGCTTCGACATGCTGATCGCGGCATTGCGCGGTGACGAAGCGTTGCGCCGCCGCTTCTTCAGCGAGGTGAAGTTCGCCTTCTACGCGGGCGCAGCGCTGCCGCAGAACCTGTGGGACGCGCTCGAACAATTGTCCGTCGAAACCGTCGGCCGCCCGCTGCCGATGGTATCGGCCTGGGGCTCGACGGAAACCTCGCCGCTGGCGACCGACTGCCATTTCCTCGCCGAGCGCTCCGGCAATATCGGCGTGCCGATACCCGGTACCGAGCTGAAGCTCGTCACCTCCGGCGACAAGCTGGAAGTGCGCGTGCGCGGCCCCAACGTCACGCCGGGTTACTGGAAGGCGCCCGAGCTGACCAGGCAGGCGTTTGACGACGAGGGCTTTTATCTCATCGGGGATGCGGTGAAGCTTGCTGATAGCGCGCGGCCGGAGCGCGGCCTGTTCTTCGACGGGCGTGTCGCGGAGGACTTCAAGCTCAATTCCGGCACCTGGGTCAGCGTCGGCACGCTGCGGCTCGCCGGCATCGCCGCGCTGGCGCCGCTCGCGCAGGATATCGTCGTCGCCGGTCATGGCGGCGACGAGGTGCGCTTCCTGGTGTTCCCGAACATCCTGGCGTGCCGTGGGCATGCCGGTTTGCCGGAGACGGCCGATGTGAATGATGTGCTGGCACATGACAAGATCAGGGGTGCGATCGCTCAGGGGCTTGCGAAGCTGAAGCAGCAGGGCGCCAATTCCTCCGGCCACGCCACGCGCGCGCTGCTGCTCGCCGAACCGCCATCGGTCGACGGCGGCGAGATCACCGACAAGGGCTACATCAACCAGCGCGCGGTGCTGACGCGGCGCGCGGAGGCGGTGGCGCGGCTGAATGACGATGCGGCGGGGGAGTGGATTGGGTGCGTCGGGTGA
- a CDS encoding MarR family winged helix-turn-helix transcriptional regulator — protein MPPSSTRARQKPAPAETGPTLDLDRYVPAFITFIANKLSNSATAFYQREFGVNVTEWRIMSLLAIEPGIPASRICHVIGFDKGPVSRTLAGLEKRGLVSIRTDPNDGRTHSIALTARGRATHDKVIVAAFERERRLLSCLSKDERDVLIDLLRRLHENLGAVTGSSTA, from the coding sequence ATGCCGCCGTCCTCGACCAGAGCCCGCCAAAAGCCCGCGCCCGCCGAGACCGGGCCGACGCTCGATCTCGATCGTTACGTCCCGGCGTTCATCACCTTCATCGCCAACAAGCTCTCGAACAGCGCGACCGCCTTCTACCAGCGCGAGTTCGGCGTCAACGTCACGGAATGGCGGATCATGTCGCTGCTGGCGATCGAGCCCGGTATTCCCGCCTCGCGCATCTGCCACGTCATCGGCTTCGACAAGGGGCCGGTGAGCCGGACGCTTGCCGGCCTTGAGAAGCGCGGGCTGGTGTCGATCCGCACCGACCCGAACGACGGCCGCACCCATTCGATCGCGCTGACGGCGAGAGGCCGCGCCACCCATGACAAGGTGATCGTCGCGGCGTTCGAGCGCGAACGGCGCCTGCTGTCCTGCCTGAGCAAGGACGAGCGCGACGTGCTGATCGATCTGCTCCGCCGGCTGCACGAAAATCTCGGCGCGGTGACGGGCAGCAGCACCGCCTGA
- a CDS encoding cytochrome P450: MSAPGSAASGVPHLDVDPFDMNFFADPYAAHELLREAGPVVYLDKWNVYGVARYAEVHAVLNDPATFCSSRGVGLSDFKKETPWRPPSLILEADPPAHTRTRAVLSKVLSPTVMKQVRDRFAAAAEERVDALIEKRSFDAIADLAEAYPLSIFPDALGLKSEGREHLIPYASVVFNAFGPPNQLRQEAIARSTPHQAYVAEQCQRENLAPGGFGACIHAQVDEGAITASEAPLLVRSLLSAGLDTTVNGIGAAVYCLARFPEQWQRLRGDLSLARSAFEEAVRFESPVQTFFRTTTREVELSGATIGEGEKVLMFLAAANRDPRRWDKPDSYDVTRRSSGHVGFGSGIHMCVGQLVARLEGEVMLTALARRIAKIEITGEPKRRFNNTLRGLDGLPVTITPA, translated from the coding sequence ATGAGCGCACCCGGCTCCGCGGCATCAGGCGTCCCGCATCTCGACGTCGATCCCTTCGACATGAACTTTTTTGCCGACCCCTATGCCGCGCACGAGCTGCTGCGGGAGGCGGGGCCGGTGGTCTATCTCGACAAGTGGAACGTCTATGGCGTGGCGCGCTATGCCGAGGTCCACGCCGTGCTGAACGATCCCGCGACGTTCTGCTCCAGCCGCGGCGTCGGCCTCTCCGATTTCAAGAAGGAGACGCCGTGGCGGCCGCCGAGCCTGATCCTCGAGGCCGATCCGCCCGCGCACACTCGGACCCGCGCCGTGCTGTCAAAGGTGCTGTCGCCGACCGTGATGAAGCAGGTGCGCGACCGCTTTGCCGCGGCGGCCGAGGAGCGGGTGGACGCGTTGATCGAAAAGCGCAGCTTCGATGCGATCGCCGACCTCGCCGAGGCCTATCCGCTCTCGATCTTCCCGGATGCGCTCGGGCTGAAATCCGAGGGGCGCGAGCATCTGATTCCCTACGCGAGCGTCGTGTTCAACGCGTTCGGGCCGCCCAACCAGTTGCGCCAGGAGGCGATCGCGCGCTCGACGCCTCATCAGGCCTATGTCGCCGAGCAATGCCAGCGCGAGAACCTCGCGCCCGGCGGCTTCGGCGCCTGCATTCATGCCCAGGTCGATGAGGGCGCCATCACGGCCAGCGAAGCGCCGCTGCTGGTGCGCTCGCTGCTCTCGGCCGGCCTCGACACCACCGTCAACGGCATCGGAGCGGCCGTCTATTGCCTCGCGCGCTTTCCGGAGCAATGGCAGCGCCTGCGCGGCGATCTCTCACTCGCGCGCAGCGCCTTCGAGGAGGCGGTTCGCTTCGAAAGCCCGGTGCAGACCTTCTTCCGCACCACCACACGTGAGGTCGAACTGTCGGGCGCGACGATCGGCGAAGGTGAGAAGGTGCTGATGTTTCTCGCCGCCGCCAATCGCGATCCGCGCCGCTGGGACAAGCCCGACAGCTATGACGTCACCCGCCGCTCATCCGGCCATGTCGGATTCGGCTCCGGCATCCACATGTGCGTCGGCCAGCTCGTCGCGCGCCTCGAAGGCGAAGTGATGCTGACGGCGCTGGCGCGGCGCATCGCGAAGATCGAGATCACGGGCGAGCCGAAACGCCGCTTCAACAACACGCTACGCGGGCTCGACGGCCTGCCTGTGACCATCACCCCGGCCTGA
- a CDS encoding 2Fe-2S iron-sulfur cluster-binding protein has protein sequence MPAITFIHADGKSDRVETSGGESAMQAATRHGLDGILAECGGNAMCATCHVYVDEAWLARLPAMADDEDALLDGTATERLPNSRLSCQIMITPALDGLVLRLPERQV, from the coding sequence ATGCCCGCGATTACTTTCATCCATGCCGACGGCAAGTCCGACCGTGTCGAGACCTCGGGCGGCGAGAGCGCCATGCAGGCCGCGACCCGCCATGGCCTCGACGGTATCCTGGCCGAGTGCGGCGGCAATGCCATGTGCGCGACCTGCCACGTCTATGTCGATGAAGCCTGGCTCGCGCGCCTGCCCGCGATGGCAGATGACGAAGACGCGCTGCTCGACGGCACCGCCACCGAGCGACTGCCGAACAGCCGGCTGTCCTGCCAGATCATGATCACGCCCGCGCTCGACGGGCTCGTGCTGAGACTGCCGGAACGACAGGTCTGA
- a CDS encoding ABC transporter substrate-binding protein, producing MKHLKWTLALAASLVTGAASGEISDNVVRIGVLNDISGIFQDTNGMGSVESARMAAEDFNGGGKNIKVEIVYADHQNKADVGNAIARKWLDVEGVDAIVDVPNSAVGLSINTLLRDSRMTFLASSTASSDLTGKACSPNTIQWVNDTWATGNTTAAAMVSRGGKDWYFLTVDFALGKGIEAEAQRYIEAHGGKVIGSSKHPLGTSDFASFLLQAQNSKAQVIGLANAGGDTINAVKQAAEFGIQQSGQKLVAFLLFINDVHGMGIKVAQGLQLMEAFYWDMNDDTRAFAKRFGARPGMNGKMPSGNQAGVYASTLAYLNAVAATGSDNSKDAVPEMKKFRGKDKLFGDTAIRQDGRVVHPMYLFEVKRPEESKYPYDYYKLVSTIPAEQAFRPLAEGGCELVK from the coding sequence ATGAAACACCTGAAATGGACGCTCGCGCTGGCCGCAAGCCTCGTGACCGGCGCAGCAAGCGGCGAAATCTCCGACAACGTCGTGCGCATCGGCGTGCTCAACGACATCTCCGGCATCTTCCAGGACACCAACGGCATGGGCTCGGTCGAATCCGCGCGCATGGCGGCCGAGGATTTCAACGGCGGGGGTAAGAACATCAAGGTCGAGATCGTCTATGCCGACCACCAGAACAAGGCCGATGTCGGCAATGCGATTGCGCGCAAATGGCTCGATGTCGAGGGCGTCGATGCCATCGTCGACGTGCCGAATTCTGCGGTCGGCCTCTCCATCAACACGCTGCTGCGCGACAGCCGCATGACTTTCCTGGCGTCGTCCACGGCGAGCTCGGATCTCACCGGCAAGGCCTGCTCGCCCAACACCATCCAGTGGGTCAACGACACCTGGGCGACCGGCAACACCACGGCGGCCGCGATGGTGTCGCGCGGCGGCAAGGACTGGTACTTCCTCACGGTCGATTTCGCGCTCGGCAAGGGCATCGAGGCCGAAGCGCAGAGATATATCGAGGCGCATGGCGGCAAGGTGATCGGTTCCTCCAAGCACCCGCTCGGCACGTCGGACTTTGCCTCCTTCCTGTTGCAGGCGCAGAACTCGAAGGCGCAGGTGATCGGCCTCGCCAATGCCGGCGGCGACACCATCAATGCGGTGAAACAGGCCGCCGAGTTCGGCATCCAGCAAAGCGGGCAGAAGCTCGTCGCCTTCCTGCTCTTCATCAACGATGTCCACGGCATGGGCATCAAGGTCGCGCAGGGCCTCCAGCTCATGGAAGCCTTCTACTGGGACATGAACGACGACACCCGCGCGTTTGCCAAGCGCTTCGGTGCGCGACCGGGGATGAACGGCAAGATGCCGAGCGGAAACCAGGCCGGCGTCTATGCCTCCACGCTCGCTTATCTCAACGCGGTCGCGGCGACCGGCAGCGACAACTCCAAGGACGCCGTGCCCGAGATGAAGAAGTTCAGGGGCAAGGACAAACTGTTCGGCGACACCGCCATCCGTCAGGACGGCCGCGTCGTGCATCCCATGTATCTGTTCGAGGTGAAGAGGCCGGAGGAGTCAAAATACCCTTACGACTATTACAAGCTGGTCTCGACGATTCCGGCGGAGCAGGCGTTTCGCCCGCTTGCGGAGGGCGGTTGCGAGTTGGTGAAGTAA
- a CDS encoding NAD(P)/FAD-dependent oxidoreductase: MTTTPHRVVIVGAGFGGLEATYRLAGTPVDITLIDRRNHHLFQPLLYQVATASLATSEIAWPVRHLMRDRREVTTLFATVSGVDATRRCVLIDDGSEVPYDTLVLATGARHAYFGHDEWEQFAPGLKTLEDATTLRRHILVAFERAERETDPAKRAARLTFVIVGAGPTGVELAGTIAEMAHHTLPEDFRNIDTTKARVVLIEAGPRVLAGFADELSAYAQASLEKIGVEVVLGQPVTEIDRDGVVYGGTRLDAKTKIWAAGVRASPAAEWLGVPADRAGRVQVEADLTIPGHPEIFAIGDTVTISAWEGKPVPGIAPAAKQQGRHVAETVKARLRGETKGAFRYKHSGSLAQIGKRLAVIDFGRIKLRGTIAWWIWGIAHIYFLIGLRHRLSVALSWLWIYARDQRAARLITQGSSKVVG, encoded by the coding sequence ATGACCACCACACCCCATCGTGTCGTCATCGTCGGCGCCGGCTTCGGCGGGCTGGAGGCGACCTACCGGCTGGCGGGCACCCCGGTCGACATCACGCTGATCGACCGCCGCAACCATCATCTGTTCCAGCCGCTGCTCTACCAGGTCGCGACCGCATCGCTTGCGACCAGCGAGATCGCCTGGCCGGTCCGCCATCTCATGCGCGACCGGCGCGAGGTGACGACGCTGTTCGCGACGGTCAGCGGCGTCGATGCGACGAGGCGCTGCGTGCTGATCGACGACGGCAGCGAGGTGCCCTACGACACGCTGGTGCTCGCGACCGGCGCGCGTCACGCCTATTTCGGCCATGACGAATGGGAGCAGTTCGCGCCCGGCCTGAAGACGCTGGAGGACGCGACCACGCTGCGCCGTCACATCCTGGTGGCGTTCGAGCGCGCCGAGCGCGAGACCGATCCGGCCAAGCGCGCGGCGCGGCTGACCTTCGTCATCGTCGGCGCCGGCCCCACCGGCGTCGAGCTCGCCGGCACCATCGCCGAAATGGCGCATCACACCCTGCCGGAAGATTTCCGCAACATCGATACGACCAAGGCGCGCGTGGTGCTGATCGAGGCGGGGCCGCGCGTGCTCGCAGGCTTCGCCGACGAGCTCTCGGCCTATGCACAGGCGTCGCTGGAGAAGATCGGCGTCGAGGTCGTGCTCGGCCAGCCCGTCACCGAGATCGACCGCGACGGCGTGGTCTATGGCGGCACGCGCCTGGACGCGAAGACCAAGATCTGGGCCGCGGGCGTGCGCGCCTCGCCCGCCGCCGAATGGCTGGGCGTGCCGGCCGATCGCGCCGGCCGTGTGCAGGTCGAGGCCGACCTGACGATCCCCGGCCATCCCGAGATCTTTGCCATCGGCGACACCGTGACGATCAGTGCCTGGGAGGGCAAGCCGGTGCCCGGAATCGCGCCCGCCGCCAAACAGCAGGGGCGGCACGTCGCCGAGACCGTCAAGGCGCGCCTGCGCGGAGAGACGAAGGGAGCGTTCCGCTACAAGCACTCTGGCAGCCTTGCGCAGATCGGCAAGCGCCTCGCGGTGATCGATTTCGGCCGCATCAAGCTGCGCGGCACCATCGCGTGGTGGATCTGGGGCATCGCCCACATCTACTTCCTGATCGGCCTCCGCCACCGCCTCAGCGTCGCCCTGAGCTGGCTCTGGATCTACGCGCGAGATCAGCGCGCTGCGAGGCTGATTACGCAGGGGAGTAGTAAGGTGGTGGGGTGA
- a CDS encoding ABC transporter substrate-binding protein, whose amino-acid sequence MRTAFWLAGAAALVLANPAFAGDTIKIGFVSTFSGPTAVIGNDMRNSFELALDHLGRKMDGKPVEVIYEDDGQKPDVGKQKTEKLVQSDKVDFIVGYIWSNVLLASLKTAVDSQTFLISANAGPSQLAGELCSPYVFSTSWQNDQTPQAMGLYMNQKGVKSVFLIGPNYAAGKDMLAGLKNTFKGEIKGEEYTVWPSQLDFSAELSKARASGAESIFVFYPGAAGVQFLNQYTQAGLKSTMPLYTAFTVDELSLPLQKENALGVPGAQQWVNDLPNEQNKRFVADYRKKYPNLRPTYYGAQTYDAAQLINSAVVAVKGDTSKKDAMKAEMEKANFKSLRGAFKYGNNHIPVQSFYLQDVVKDADGQLALKTVATIVENDQDRFHQKCAMK is encoded by the coding sequence ATGAGGACGGCATTCTGGCTGGCGGGCGCAGCGGCGCTGGTGCTGGCAAATCCGGCATTCGCCGGCGACACCATCAAGATCGGTTTCGTCTCGACCTTCAGCGGCCCGACCGCCGTGATCGGCAATGACATGCGCAACTCGTTCGAGCTGGCGCTGGATCATCTTGGCCGCAAGATGGACGGCAAGCCGGTCGAGGTGATCTACGAGGACGACGGCCAGAAGCCCGATGTCGGCAAGCAGAAGACCGAGAAGCTGGTGCAGTCCGACAAGGTCGATTTCATCGTCGGCTATATCTGGTCGAACGTGCTGCTGGCTTCCTTGAAGACCGCGGTGGACTCGCAGACCTTCCTGATCTCGGCCAATGCCGGCCCGTCGCAGCTCGCCGGCGAGCTCTGCTCACCTTACGTGTTCTCGACCTCCTGGCAGAACGACCAGACGCCGCAGGCCATGGGCCTCTACATGAACCAGAAGGGCGTCAAGAGCGTCTTCCTGATCGGGCCGAACTACGCGGCCGGCAAGGACATGCTCGCGGGCCTCAAGAACACCTTCAAGGGTGAGATCAAGGGCGAAGAATACACGGTCTGGCCGAGCCAGCTCGACTTCTCCGCCGAGCTCTCCAAGGCCCGCGCTTCCGGCGCCGAGTCGATCTTCGTGTTCTACCCCGGTGCCGCCGGCGTGCAGTTCCTCAATCAATATACCCAGGCCGGCCTGAAGAGCACGATGCCGCTCTACACCGCCTTCACCGTCGACGAGCTGTCGTTGCCGCTCCAGAAGGAGAACGCGTTAGGGGTTCCCGGCGCGCAGCAGTGGGTGAACGACCTGCCCAACGAGCAGAACAAGCGCTTCGTTGCCGACTACCGCAAGAAGTACCCCAATCTGCGTCCGACCTATTACGGCGCCCAGACCTACGACGCCGCCCAGCTCATCAACAGCGCCGTCGTCGCGGTGAAGGGCGACACCAGCAAGAAGGACGCGATGAAGGCCGAGATGGAGAAGGCCAACTTCAAGTCGCTGCGCGGTGCGTTCAAGTACGGCAACAACCACATCCCGGTGCAGAGCTTCTATCTCCAGGACGTGGTCAAGGACGCCGATGGCCAGCTCGCGCTGAAGACGGTCGCCACCATCGTCGAGAACGACCAGGATCGCTTCCATCAGAAGTGCGCGATGAAGTGA
- a CDS encoding bifunctional sugar phosphate isomerase/epimerase/4-hydroxyphenylpyruvate dioxygenase family protein, translated as MNKRSIATVSLSGALDEKLRAIAAAGFDEVEIFENDLLSFGAGPRDIAKLCRDLNLKICAFQPFRDFEGMPEPQRARNFARAERKFDLMQELGTDLLLICSNVSPSSLGGIDRAADDFRELGDRAAKRGLRVGYEALAWGRHVNDYRDAWEIVRRADHPAIGVILDSFHALAPGFPVRAMASIPGDKIFLVQLADAPKLELDILSWSRHFRSFPGQGDLPVGEFMAAVAATGYAGPLSLEIFNDQFRAGSAAQTAIDGLRSLILLEDQLAPDWPKLVSEPLAPKAKSHGTGFIEFAVNETKAGELARLLSQLGFRKTGEHRSKAVERWSQGKVELVINCETDGFAHSHYVTHGPGVCAIALDVDNAGLAMQRAEALKTRTFYQPVGPGELEIPAIHGVGGSLLYFLDQAGKNWDTDFEPVASEASADALLAVDHIAQSMPYDEMLSWLLFYTGILDLKRLPQMEIADPRGLVQSQAVINGDQSLRFVLNGSSANRTLPARFISEFFGSGVQHVAFACRDIFAAVAAMRARGAGFLDIPDNYYDDIEAKYDLAPDLMAQLRANHILYDREGDGEFFQVYTHIFDERFFFEIVERRNYQGFGAANAGIRLAAQSREVRPASMPRV; from the coding sequence ATGAACAAGCGCTCGATCGCGACCGTCTCTCTCTCAGGGGCGCTGGATGAAAAGCTGCGCGCCATCGCAGCCGCCGGCTTCGACGAGGTCGAGATCTTCGAGAACGACCTGCTGTCGTTCGGCGCAGGCCCGCGCGACATCGCAAAGCTCTGCCGCGATCTCAACCTCAAGATCTGCGCGTTCCAGCCGTTCCGCGATTTCGAGGGCATGCCGGAGCCGCAGCGCGCGCGCAACTTTGCCCGCGCCGAGCGCAAGTTCGACTTGATGCAGGAGCTCGGCACCGACCTGCTGCTGATCTGCTCCAACGTCTCCCCCAGCTCGCTCGGCGGCATCGACCGCGCCGCGGACGATTTTCGCGAGCTCGGCGATCGCGCGGCCAAGCGGGGCTTGCGCGTCGGCTACGAGGCGTTGGCCTGGGGACGGCACGTCAACGACTACCGCGATGCCTGGGAGATCGTGCGGCGCGCCGATCATCCCGCGATCGGCGTCATCCTCGACAGTTTTCATGCACTCGCCCCGGGCTTTCCGGTCCGCGCGATGGCCTCGATCCCCGGCGACAAGATCTTTCTGGTGCAGCTCGCCGACGCACCAAAGCTCGAGCTCGACATCTTGTCCTGGAGCCGGCACTTCCGCTCGTTCCCCGGCCAGGGCGATCTGCCGGTCGGCGAATTCATGGCGGCGGTCGCGGCGACCGGCTATGCCGGACCGCTGTCGCTGGAGATTTTCAACGACCAGTTCCGCGCCGGCTCGGCGGCCCAGACCGCCATCGACGGCCTGCGCTCGCTGATTCTGCTGGAGGACCAGCTTGCACCGGATTGGCCGAAGCTCGTCAGCGAACCACTGGCGCCGAAGGCCAAAAGTCACGGCACCGGCTTCATCGAGTTTGCCGTCAACGAGACCAAGGCCGGCGAACTCGCCCGCCTGTTGTCGCAGCTCGGATTCCGCAAGACCGGCGAGCATCGCAGCAAGGCGGTGGAGCGCTGGTCGCAGGGCAAGGTCGAGCTCGTCATCAATTGCGAGACCGACGGCTTCGCGCATTCGCACTACGTCACGCACGGCCCCGGCGTCTGCGCCATCGCGCTCGACGTCGACAATGCCGGCCTTGCCATGCAGCGCGCCGAAGCATTGAAGACGCGCACCTTCTACCAGCCGGTCGGGCCGGGCGAGCTGGAGATTCCGGCGATCCACGGCGTCGGCGGCAGCCTGCTTTATTTCCTTGATCAGGCCGGCAAGAACTGGGACACCGATTTCGAACCGGTTGCGAGCGAGGCGAGCGCGGACGCGCTGCTCGCCGTCGACCATATCGCGCAGTCGATGCCCTATGACGAGATGCTGTCCTGGCTGCTGTTCTACACCGGCATCCTCGACCTCAAGCGCCTGCCGCAGATGGAGATCGCCGATCCCAGGGGCCTCGTGCAGAGCCAGGCCGTCATCAACGGCGACCAGAGCCTGCGTTTCGTGCTCAACGGCTCCTCCGCCAACCGCACCCTGCCGGCCCGCTTCATCTCGGAGTTCTTCGGCTCAGGCGTGCAGCACGTCGCGTTTGCATGCCGGGACATCTTTGCAGCGGTCGCAGCGATGCGCGCCCGCGGCGCGGGCTTTCTGGATATTCCCGACAACTACTACGACGACATCGAAGCCAAATACGACCTCGCGCCCGACCTGATGGCGCAGCTACGCGCCAACCACATCCTCTATGACCGCGAGGGCGACGGCGAGTTCTTCCAGGTCTACACCCACATCTTCGACGAGCGCTTCTTCTTTGAGATCGTCGAACGAAGGAATTATCAGGGCTTCGGCGCGGCCAATGCCGGGATCAGGCTCGCGGCGCAATCACGCGAAGTGCGGCCCGCGAGCATGCCGCGGGTGTAG
- a CDS encoding ABC transporter ATP-binding protein produces the protein MSDPILSVHNLVGGYGKMTILNGTTFSVPQATITTIIGPNGAGKSTVFKAIFGLLKLREGKVSFAGRDVTNLSQRALLNAGVCYVPQGRNIFPELSVRHNVELGGVAAGKGLDLPKRIEAALDLFPALRRKSAQQASTLSGGEQKQLEIARSLLLEPKLVLIDEPSIGLSPLMVQQTFDILKSLRDRGVTILMIEQNARSALEISDIGIVLELGQTRMVDGAKRILNDPRIGQLFLGGAMEETAA, from the coding sequence ATGAGCGACCCGATCCTCTCGGTTCACAATCTCGTCGGCGGCTACGGCAAGATGACGATCCTGAACGGCACGACGTTTTCCGTTCCGCAGGCCACCATCACCACCATCATCGGCCCCAACGGCGCCGGTAAGTCGACCGTGTTCAAGGCGATCTTCGGCCTGCTCAAGCTGCGCGAGGGCAAGGTCAGTTTTGCCGGTCGCGACGTCACGAACTTAAGCCAGCGCGCGCTGCTCAATGCCGGTGTCTGCTACGTTCCGCAGGGCCGCAACATCTTCCCCGAGCTGTCGGTGCGCCACAATGTCGAGCTCGGCGGCGTCGCCGCCGGAAAGGGTCTCGACCTGCCCAAGCGGATCGAGGCGGCACTTGACCTGTTTCCGGCGCTCCGTCGCAAGTCGGCACAGCAGGCATCGACGCTCTCGGGCGGCGAGCAGAAGCAGCTCGAGATCGCCCGCTCGCTGCTACTCGAGCCGAAGCTCGTGCTGATCGACGAGCCCTCGATCGGCCTGTCGCCGCTGATGGTGCAGCAGACCTTCGACATCCTCAAGAGCCTGCGCGACCGCGGCGTCACTATCCTGATGATCGAGCAGAACGCGCGCTCGGCGCTGGAGATCTCCGATATCGGCATCGTGCTCGAGCTCGGCCAGACCCGCATGGTCGACGGCGCGAAGCGCATCCTGAACGATCCCCGCATCGGCCAGCTCTTCCTAGGGGGAGCCATGGAGGAGACAGCAGCATGA